The window TCAAGCTTTAACACAATTATAACACACAAAATCTAAAAAGTTCATACCTTCATTTTTCCAAGAATCATCAAAACACCAAGCAAAACTATGAACGAACCACCCACGAGTCTAATCCATTTCTCCCACGCTGGTTTCCCAAAACCTATCGTGAGTGCCTTGGATAGCGCGGAGCCGATCGTCAAAAATGGTATGGATATCCCCAGCGAATACACGAACAGCAAAACCGTCCCCCTTAAAATACTTTTCTGAGCGGCTATGAGCAGAATAGAACCCAAGACAGGACTGCTACACGGTATCCATACAAACCCAATAGCCGAACCTAATGCGATGCCACCTAGGAATCCGGAGCCCTTAAATTTCCAAACATTCACACCTTTCGATTTGAAAATCTGCATTTCAAGAATAAAAAGAATACCAAAGGCAACTATCGCGGCTCCCAATATCTTTTCGATCACGCTGCCAAATCTCCCAAGGAAAGTGCCCAAGAAAGACGACAGAGCCCCCAGAAGTGTAAAAATTACAGAAAAGCCCACGAAGAAACCAAAGAGTCGCTGCAACCTCTTCTCACCGGACAGAACCACACCCACAAAAGCGGGGATTAAAGGCAGAACGCATGGACTAAAGAACGCAAGGATTCCATGCGACAGGGCCAACCAAATCGAGACATCCTTTCCGAGAAGATCCACCATTTTTGATTCCCCCAGCACTTTTCAAAAGTTCTACTACTTGAATACACACTTAGTTAGTTGTGACGAGCAAAACTCGAATCACACCCGCTTTGTTGAGCTGATTGGCAACAGTTTGTGAGTTTGTTACGTACAATTTGTTGATATCAACCTCTTTTGGCATCGATTCAACGTATTCAGCATTTTTGTCGCTTTTCAGCACAAAGTCTGCGTCTGACTTACTGACCGACAAAATCTTGGGATTACCTGCAAAGTTGTCCTCACGCTTGGAGTAGGATTCGAACGATTCTTTTAATCCGTTTTCAACTGATCTCACCAGGTACCGTAGCGCTTTCAAGAACATATCCGGTTTCATGTAACCGGGTACCTGAGTTACAACCTCGTTGCCTTTCATAAAGATAAAAGTAGGGGTTCCACGAATTCCGAAAGCACCAAACAGTTGGTCGTTAGTGTAAGACTTGCCAAGGAACGTCGTTTTGTAACTGCCTGGCTCGATCTTCACGTAAATGTAGTTACCCCTCAAAAATTCCTGAACTTGTTTATTGGTCAGCGTTTCTTTGTCGAATAGGATACAGTAATAACATGACGGTGAAGAGAAGTTTATGACCAGCATTTTGCCGGTTATGTTAGAGACTCTGTGGGCTATTCCCAAATCTTTGAAGGTATACTGGTAACCAAATATCGTTGAGGGGACGAAAGCGATAGAAATCGAACTTAAAAATAGAACTAGGAAAATTGCTGCGCTTATAGAAATACCCTGCGACCCTCTTTGCTTTACTCTGCTCCACATATCTACGACGCCTCCTTTCAAAAGAACCAGTTCGAAACAAAAAACGCGCGCCAGACTATACCACCTGCGCGCGGATTCTTGAAACCTTACTTGGTTTTAAGGGACTTTAGGGAGAACTTCTTCATG is drawn from Fervidobacterium thailandense and contains these coding sequences:
- a CDS encoding cytochrome c biogenesis CcdA family protein, with translation MVDLLGKDVSIWLALSHGILAFFSPCVLPLIPAFVGVVLSGEKRLQRLFGFFVGFSVIFTLLGALSSFLGTFLGRFGSVIEKILGAAIVAFGILFILEMQIFKSKGVNVWKFKGSGFLGGIALGSAIGFVWIPCSSPVLGSILLIAAQKSILRGTVLLFVYSLGISIPFLTIGSALSKALTIGFGKPAWEKWIRLVGGSFIVLLGVLMILGKMKV
- a CDS encoding thioredoxin family protein, which produces MWSRVKQRGSQGISISAAIFLVLFLSSISIAFVPSTIFGYQYTFKDLGIAHRVSNITGKMLVINFSSPSCYYCILFDKETLTNKQVQEFLRGNYIYVKIEPGSYKTTFLGKSYTNDQLFGAFGIRGTPTFIFMKGNEVVTQVPGYMKPDMFLKALRYLVRSVENGLKESFESYSKREDNFAGNPKILSVSKSDADFVLKSDKNAEYVESMPKEVDINKLYVTNSQTVANQLNKAGVIRVLLVTTN